One Maribacter cobaltidurans genomic window carries:
- a CDS encoding SulP family inorganic anion transporter: MRNKFFNFKHIKGDFTGGLVAGVVALPLALAFGVQSGLGATAGLYGAIAVGIFAAMFGGTETQASGPTGPMTVVSAALVATAMQMNSGSEGAMNIIVLTFLLGGAFQVVFGFLNIAGYVKYFPYPVISGFMSGVGLIIIILQIFPFLGMDSAKSTVAVLKDVPRIASEINLQALLLGAVTIAVYFIFPKITKAVPSALVALIVATLIAYFTKMDVPLIGEIPSGLPALQLGGILSVDPSVYPKIIEYALVLAVLGSIDSLLTSVIADNMTKTKHNSNRELIGQGIGNMLAAAIGGIPGAGATKGTVVNINAGGRTRLSGIFHGLFLLAVLLGLGQLAAHIPLCVLAGLLIPIGFKIIDFKGLKHLRKVPKADAVVLLLVLLVTTFGSLIHAVGIGIALACLLFMKKSGDIGEKGLEVGNISEIDGEKPWQDEIQFYDKYKDKVIVKHLYGPLFFGFTSYFKDQIKTLSKDVKAVIIRMDRVPYMDQTGLYALEDVIFDLEKENIEVILVGLKEQPKDMLEAVDIIPNLIPPEDIFDHIGDSYAYLRNKLKAGELPS; the protein is encoded by the coding sequence ATGCGCAATAAATTCTTCAATTTTAAACACATAAAAGGAGATTTTACCGGTGGCTTGGTTGCTGGAGTTGTAGCTCTCCCATTGGCCCTCGCTTTCGGTGTACAATCTGGTTTGGGCGCAACGGCAGGTTTATATGGAGCAATCGCAGTTGGCATTTTTGCGGCCATGTTCGGAGGAACGGAAACCCAAGCCAGTGGTCCAACCGGTCCAATGACTGTGGTATCGGCGGCCTTAGTTGCTACCGCTATGCAAATGAATTCCGGTTCGGAGGGCGCTATGAACATAATAGTATTAACCTTTCTATTGGGCGGAGCATTTCAGGTGGTATTTGGTTTTTTGAATATTGCAGGCTATGTTAAATATTTTCCCTATCCCGTTATCTCAGGTTTTATGAGCGGTGTGGGCCTTATAATCATCATCTTGCAAATTTTTCCTTTTTTGGGCATGGACTCCGCAAAGTCTACGGTTGCTGTGTTGAAGGACGTACCAAGGATAGCTTCGGAAATCAATCTACAAGCCCTACTACTGGGGGCCGTAACCATTGCGGTCTATTTCATTTTTCCCAAAATCACCAAGGCCGTTCCCAGTGCTCTGGTAGCCTTGATCGTAGCAACTTTGATTGCTTATTTTACCAAAATGGACGTTCCCTTGATTGGTGAGATTCCGTCCGGATTGCCCGCTTTACAACTCGGTGGAATTCTAAGCGTAGATCCTAGTGTCTATCCCAAAATCATCGAATATGCTTTGGTATTGGCCGTATTGGGAAGTATCGATTCCCTATTGACATCCGTCATTGCGGACAATATGACCAAGACCAAGCACAATAGCAATAGGGAACTTATCGGGCAAGGCATAGGGAATATGTTGGCAGCAGCTATTGGAGGTATTCCCGGTGCAGGTGCCACAAAGGGAACGGTGGTCAATATCAATGCCGGAGGCAGAACGCGTTTATCGGGCATATTCCATGGTCTTTTCCTTTTGGCCGTTTTATTGGGTCTTGGACAACTGGCCGCTCATATTCCGCTGTGTGTTTTGGCCGGATTGTTGATTCCCATTGGCTTTAAAATAATCGATTTCAAGGGGCTTAAACATCTACGAAAAGTACCTAAGGCAGATGCCGTTGTACTTTTATTGGTGTTATTGGTAACCACATTTGGAAGTTTGATCCATGCTGTGGGGATTGGGATTGCCCTGGCATGTTTGCTATTCATGAAAAAATCCGGCGACATCGGAGAAAAAGGATTGGAAGTGGGAAATATTTCTGAAATCGATGGAGAGAAACCTTGGCAGGACGAGATTCAATTCTACGATAAGTATAAGGACAAGGTTATCGTAAAACATTTATATGGCCCCTTGTTCTTTGGTTTTACTTCCTATTTTAAAGACCAAATCAAAACACTTTCAAAAGATGTAAAAGCTGTTATTATCCGTATGGATAGGGTGCCTTACATGGACCAAACGGGCCTGTATGCCTTGGAGGATGTAATCTTTGACCTTGAAAAAGAGAATATAGAGGTGATTCTGGTAGGCTTGAAAGAGCAGCCTAAAGATATGCTGGAAGCCGTGGATATTATTCCGAATTTAATACCTCCTGAAGACATTTTCGACCATATTGGCGACAGCTATGCCTATCTCAGAAACAAATTGAAGGCAGGGGAACTGCCCAGCTGA
- a CDS encoding alpha-L-fucosidase has protein sequence MNTTLKKLVLYSFLLCSMHSFSQAILEDERYVPETDPLVLEKLDQWQDIKFGLLMHWGAYSQWGIVESWSICPEDYGWCERTKGSHPENYFLYKKEYEDLKKTFNPVKFDPDKWADAAKAAGMRYVVFTTKHHDGFSMFDSKYTDYKVTDPECAFSDNPKANITKEIFDSFRAKDMWVGAYFSKPDWHHENYWDPYFPPQDRNVNYDPALYPEKWEKYVQFTHNQLLELLTDYGDVDIIWLDGGWVKKRDQQNLEENYAEKFAENTSGNGFIKHRMVSQDIRMDELVTKAREKQPGLIVVDRAVYGKNQNYLTPENRVPEKELPYPWESCIISGDGWSYTPDSKYISGKEGVQMLVDIVAKGGNLLLNIAPSPEGEWDPGAYQLLQEYGKWMDVNSEAIYNSHTLAPYKENNICITQQDNGNTYFLYLVEEDETQMPSTITINSHQPAKGSTVSLLGYNTPLKWTAKEDGFVVNIPNSVRKNPPSDYVWTVKVSKLE, from the coding sequence ATGAATACAACCCTGAAAAAATTAGTCCTCTACTCATTTCTTTTATGTTCCATGCATTCCTTCTCCCAAGCCATTTTGGAAGATGAACGCTATGTGCCCGAAACGGACCCTTTGGTCCTGGAAAAACTGGATCAATGGCAGGATATTAAGTTCGGATTGCTCATGCATTGGGGGGCTTACAGCCAATGGGGCATTGTAGAATCATGGTCCATTTGTCCGGAGGATTATGGTTGGTGCGAACGGACCAAGGGAAGTCACCCAGAAAATTATTTCTTGTATAAAAAAGAATATGAAGACCTGAAAAAGACCTTTAATCCCGTAAAATTTGATCCGGACAAATGGGCGGATGCTGCAAAAGCAGCTGGGATGCGATATGTCGTTTTCACCACAAAACACCATGATGGTTTTTCCATGTTCGATTCCAAATACACCGATTATAAAGTCACCGACCCAGAATGTGCCTTTAGTGATAACCCTAAGGCCAACATTACTAAGGAAATTTTCGATTCCTTTAGGGCCAAGGATATGTGGGTTGGGGCCTATTTCTCCAAACCGGACTGGCACCATGAAAATTACTGGGACCCCTATTTTCCGCCACAGGATAGAAACGTAAATTATGACCCAGCGCTGTATCCCGAAAAGTGGGAAAAATATGTACAGTTTACCCATAATCAATTATTGGAGCTTTTAACGGATTATGGCGATGTCGATATCATTTGGCTCGATGGGGGTTGGGTAAAAAAGCGCGACCAACAGAACCTGGAGGAAAACTATGCAGAGAAATTTGCCGAAAACACCTCTGGGAACGGATTTATAAAACATAGAATGGTTTCCCAAGATATCCGCATGGACGAACTGGTTACCAAAGCCCGGGAAAAGCAACCTGGACTTATTGTCGTGGATCGCGCCGTTTACGGTAAAAACCAGAACTACCTTACTCCGGAGAATAGAGTACCGGAAAAGGAACTACCCTACCCTTGGGAATCCTGTATCATTTCCGGGGACGGATGGTCCTATACGCCCGATTCAAAATATATCTCCGGTAAAGAGGGGGTACAGATGTTGGTAGATATCGTTGCCAAAGGCGGAAATCTTCTATTGAATATAGCCCCATCTCCGGAAGGGGAATGGGACCCGGGAGCCTATCAGCTGCTACAGGAATATGGAAAATGGATGGATGTCAACAGTGAGGCTATTTATAACAGTCATACGCTAGCACCCTACAAAGAGAATAACATTTGTATTACCCAACAAGATAATGGAAACACGTATTTCCTGTATTTAGTTGAAGAAGATGAAACCCAAATGCCATCAACGATTACCATAAACTCACACCAACCGGCGAAAGGGAGTACCGTATCGCTTTTAGGGTATAATACACCTTTGAAATGGACCGCTAAAGAGGATGGCTTTGTGGTAAATATTCCTAACTCCGTCAGAAAGAATCCACCAAGCGACTATGTCTGGACGGTTAAAGTATCCAAATTGGAATAA
- a CDS encoding carboxylesterase/lipase family protein yields MKPKIRAFIVLLFVAGISFTACKTDPEPNKEVDLEIETTNGKITGTLNDSVYAYKGIPYAKAERFMPPKDPEAWDDVRECTDFGPVARQVVPWYPDEMQSETDLFSLNVWTRGINDGKKRPVLVWLHGGGFFVGASNDPMTYGEALAKKGDIVMVSVNHRLNILGFLDLSKYGEEYAESANVGMLDIVKALEWTKNNIANFGGDPANVTIVGESGGGGKVGTLMCMPAAKGLFNKAIIQSGTLINAMTKEKSQKLAATVLEKLNVDPEDIKKLDTIAYPDLVKAGNEAVAEISGPRTPGSSGMFGFAPSADGEILLQQPFSPGFADISKDIPVMIGSTLNELMPVAYGNKTLTLEQAKDSLAKEYGAKTDEYVALYEKAYPDYTPQDLLSIDKMFRPYTIRTADARAEESDAPVYAYLLAWKSPVEEASKGSFHGLDIPLAFNTVDLRADWTGNGEDAWELADKMSSAWINFVKKADPNVEGVLPKWEPYTEENGATMYFDTECRIVHNHDRELMNFIRPLD; encoded by the coding sequence ATGAAACCAAAAATAAGGGCTTTTATCGTACTACTTTTTGTTGCAGGGATAAGTTTTACCGCTTGTAAAACCGACCCGGAACCAAATAAAGAGGTAGACCTAGAAATTGAAACCACTAATGGTAAAATAACAGGCACCTTAAATGATAGCGTTTATGCCTACAAAGGAATTCCCTATGCCAAGGCCGAACGATTTATGCCTCCCAAGGATCCCGAAGCTTGGGATGATGTTCGCGAATGTACCGATTTTGGGCCTGTAGCCAGACAAGTGGTGCCCTGGTATCCTGATGAGATGCAGAGCGAGACCGACCTGTTTAGCTTGAATGTCTGGACCCGCGGAATAAACGACGGTAAAAAACGTCCGGTTTTGGTTTGGTTACACGGAGGTGGCTTCTTTGTGGGTGCCAGTAACGACCCTATGACCTATGGAGAAGCGTTGGCCAAAAAAGGAGATATTGTCATGGTTTCGGTCAATCATAGATTAAACATTCTAGGATTTCTTGATCTTTCCAAGTATGGAGAGGAATATGCAGAATCAGCAAACGTAGGGATGCTGGACATCGTGAAAGCTTTGGAATGGACTAAAAACAATATTGCAAACTTCGGGGGTGACCCTGCAAATGTGACTATAGTAGGTGAATCTGGGGGCGGTGGAAAAGTAGGTACCTTAATGTGTATGCCTGCGGCGAAAGGATTGTTCAACAAGGCCATTATACAAAGTGGTACGTTGATAAACGCTATGACCAAAGAGAAGTCACAGAAATTGGCCGCAACCGTATTAGAGAAATTGAACGTTGACCCGGAAGACATTAAAAAACTGGATACCATTGCCTATCCCGATCTTGTAAAAGCAGGAAATGAAGCTGTAGCCGAAATTTCTGGCCCCAGAACTCCGGGTTCATCAGGAATGTTTGGTTTTGCGCCCTCTGCTGACGGCGAGATATTGCTCCAGCAGCCTTTTAGTCCAGGTTTTGCCGATATTTCAAAAGATATTCCCGTAATGATCGGTTCAACATTGAATGAGCTTATGCCTGTCGCTTACGGAAATAAGACCTTGACCTTAGAACAGGCCAAAGACAGTCTAGCCAAGGAATACGGAGCTAAAACCGATGAATATGTGGCGCTATACGAAAAAGCGTATCCGGATTATACCCCTCAGGACCTTTTGTCTATTGATAAAATGTTTAGACCTTATACCATTCGTACCGCGGATGCAAGAGCTGAAGAATCGGATGCTCCAGTCTACGCCTACTTACTCGCCTGGAAAAGCCCCGTTGAGGAAGCTTCCAAAGGTTCGTTTCATGGTTTGGATATCCCTTTGGCGTTCAATACCGTTGATCTTAGGGCAGACTGGACGGGCAATGGAGAAGATGCTTGGGAGCTCGCTGACAAGATGAGTTCTGCATGGATCAATTTTGTAAAAAAGGCAGATCCCAATGTGGAAGGCGTACTTCCCAAATGGGAGCCATACACCGAAGAAAATGGAGCTACAATGTATTTTGACACGGAATGCCGTATTGTTCACAACCATGATCGGGAATTGATGAATTTTATCCGACCTTTGGATTAG
- a CDS encoding iron chaperone, with the protein MKPKTVEEYIEDAPEAAQEKLKELRSLLRDVSPSATETLKWGKPVFESKTILYAYSAHKSHVSFIPTGPALKPFEKELSGYTVKKDSIQFTYAKPLPKELIRKIAKYRVQDVEENDAKWKY; encoded by the coding sequence ATGAAACCGAAAACTGTGGAGGAATATATTGAAGATGCACCTGAAGCCGCACAGGAAAAATTAAAGGAACTGCGTTCTCTTTTACGCGATGTCTCCCCCAGTGCAACCGAAACATTAAAATGGGGGAAACCGGTATTTGAATCTAAAACGATACTCTATGCCTATTCCGCACACAAATCCCATGTAAGTTTCATTCCCACCGGACCTGCGTTAAAGCCCTTTGAAAAAGAACTATCCGGTTATACCGTAAAAAAAGACTCTATTCAATTTACCTATGCCAAACCATTACCTAAAGAGCTCATACGTAAGATTGCCAAATACAGAGTGCAGGACGTTGAGGAAAATGATGCAAAGTGGAAGTATTAA
- a CDS encoding cellulose synthase family protein, protein MALTISYIIIAIYSIALLLIFFYSLAQLNLLVNYLSQKRKNQTAPKFNLLDPREIPFVTIQLPVYNEEYVMERLLENIAKIEYPKSKLEIQVLDDSTDDSVAVTAQRISELQETGLDIQHIRRTDRTGFKAGALKEGLKIAKGEFIAIFDADFMPSSDWLKKTVIYFKDPEIGVVQTRWGHLNRDYSTLTKIQAFALDAHFTLEQVGRNAKGHFINFNGTAGIWRKETILDAGNWEGDTLTEDLDLSYRAQLKNWKFKYLEDVETPAELPVVISAARSQQFRWNKGGAENFRKTVWSVITAKNIPFKTKFHGVMHLLNSSMFLCVFLVALLSIPALYIKNTFGHLDWVFSLLNLFVVSTIILFICYWFTYKSVQGSSFDGFIDYIKLFFTFFSVALGFSLHNSLAVLEGHMGKRSEFVRTPKFNINNLTESWKGNKYLAKKLSPNMILEFALMLYFLFGMYSAVPLNDFGLFPFHFMLFLGFSFVFFKSLTARA, encoded by the coding sequence ATGGCACTTACCATCTCTTACATTATCATCGCGATCTATAGTATTGCACTGCTGTTGATCTTCTTTTACAGTTTGGCTCAATTGAATCTTTTGGTCAATTACCTTTCCCAAAAAAGAAAGAACCAGACCGCTCCAAAATTCAATTTATTGGATCCCAGGGAAATTCCATTTGTGACCATTCAGCTACCAGTGTATAACGAGGAATATGTCATGGAACGCCTTTTGGAGAATATCGCCAAAATAGAATATCCAAAGAGCAAATTGGAAATCCAGGTGTTGGATGATTCTACCGATGACTCGGTTGCCGTTACCGCACAGCGAATTTCCGAACTACAGGAAACCGGGTTGGACATACAACATATTCGTAGGACCGATAGAACAGGCTTCAAGGCCGGTGCCCTTAAGGAAGGACTAAAGATTGCCAAGGGCGAGTTCATTGCCATCTTTGATGCCGACTTTATGCCATCCTCCGATTGGTTAAAGAAAACCGTTATCTATTTTAAAGACCCTGAAATTGGCGTTGTACAGACCCGTTGGGGACACTTGAACCGCGACTATTCCACCTTAACCAAAATACAGGCTTTTGCATTGGATGCCCACTTTACCTTGGAACAAGTAGGTAGAAATGCCAAAGGACACTTTATCAATTTTAACGGTACAGCAGGTATTTGGAGAAAAGAGACCATCTTGGATGCCGGTAACTGGGAGGGCGACACCTTGACCGAGGATTTGGACCTTAGCTACCGTGCCCAATTAAAGAACTGGAAATTTAAATATTTGGAGGATGTGGAGACTCCTGCCGAGCTTCCCGTAGTAATCAGTGCAGCGCGTTCCCAACAGTTCCGTTGGAACAAGGGCGGTGCCGAAAACTTTAGAAAAACCGTTTGGAGTGTAATCACTGCCAAGAACATACCTTTTAAGACCAAGTTCCATGGGGTGATGCACCTATTGAACAGTAGTATGTTCCTCTGTGTATTTTTGGTAGCTCTTTTAAGCATACCTGCGCTGTATATCAAAAACACTTTTGGCCACTTGGATTGGGTTTTCTCATTGTTGAACCTCTTTGTGGTAAGTACCATTATTCTTTTTATCTGTTATTGGTTTACCTATAAGAGCGTACAGGGAAGTAGTTTTGATGGATTCATAGACTATATCAAATTGTTTTTTACCTTTTTCTCGGTGGCCTTGGGCTTTTCCCTGCACAATTCACTAGCTGTATTGGAAGGCCATATGGGCAAGCGCAGTGAATTTGTACGTACGCCAAAATTCAACATCAATAATTTGACCGAGAGTTGGAAGGGCAATAAATATTTGGCCAAGAAATTGTCCCCTAATATGATTTTGGAATTCGCCTTAATGTTGTATTTCCTTTTTGGCATGTACAGTGCGGTTCCCTTAAACGATTTTGGACTCTTCCCGTTCCACTTTATGTTGTTCCTAGGCTTTAGCTTTGTATTCTTTAAAAGCTTAACGGCCAGGGCATAA
- a CDS encoding glycosyltransferase family 2 protein has translation MTDIKVIIPAFNEADSITHVINDLPKSVSEIIVVNNDSSDATVENARAAGATVLTETKKGYGYACLCGMDYIAKQSKQPDIIVFIDGDYSDYPEELDKIVAPIIENDLDFVVGARKKSLREEGSMTPQQVFGNQLATFLMRLFFGSKFTDLGPFRAIKYESLKELKMEDKTYGWTVEMQLKILRKKMAYTEVPVRYKQRIGVSKVSGTVKGTIFAGVKILGWIFKYSLK, from the coding sequence ATGACAGATATCAAAGTTATCATTCCGGCTTTTAACGAAGCAGATTCCATCACCCATGTCATTAATGACCTTCCCAAATCGGTTTCCGAAATAATAGTTGTTAACAACGATTCTTCTGATGCAACCGTTGAAAACGCCCGTGCTGCAGGCGCTACGGTCCTAACAGAGACCAAAAAAGGCTATGGATATGCCTGCCTATGCGGTATGGATTACATTGCCAAACAATCCAAACAACCGGATATTATCGTATTTATTGACGGAGACTATTCCGATTATCCGGAAGAACTGGATAAGATAGTAGCTCCCATTATTGAAAACGATCTTGATTTTGTTGTAGGGGCCAGAAAAAAAAGTTTGCGGGAAGAGGGTTCCATGACCCCGCAACAGGTTTTTGGCAACCAATTGGCCACATTTCTAATGCGATTATTTTTTGGGTCGAAATTTACGGATTTAGGACCTTTTAGGGCGATAAAATACGAAAGTCTCAAAGAATTAAAAATGGAGGACAAAACGTACGGATGGACTGTGGAAATGCAATTGAAAATTTTGCGAAAAAAAATGGCATATACCGAAGTACCAGTACGTTACAAACAAAGAATTGGCGTTTCAAAAGTGTCCGGTACGGTAAAAGGTACTATCTTTGCCGGAGTAAAAATATTGGGTTGGATCTTTAAATACAGTTTAAAATAA
- a CDS encoding GIY-YIG nuclease family protein, with protein MKFYYVYILKCSDSTLYTGVTNDLDKRVIQHQNGFRKDSYTYLRRPVKLVWQIQCENPSEAIKIEKQIKGWSHRKKQALINENWSDLIKFSKNYTQFGKGE; from the coding sequence ATGAAATTCTACTACGTATACATTTTAAAATGTTCGGACAGCACATTGTACACTGGCGTGACCAATGACTTGGACAAAAGAGTAATTCAGCATCAAAATGGCTTCAGAAAAGATAGTTATACCTATTTAAGAAGACCTGTAAAATTGGTTTGGCAGATTCAATGTGAAAATCCATCCGAAGCGATAAAAATCGAAAAACAGATAAAGGGTTGGTCGCACAGAAAAAAACAGGCTTTGATAAATGAAAACTGGAGCGACCTTATTAAGTTTTCTAAAAATTACACGCAGTTTGGAAAAGGAGAATAA
- a CDS encoding 4Fe-4S binding protein gives MSTLDKSMSLSGEPPKALNTNQKISVLIGMTGLGILVLQLFNLQLGNSALWLSISLLLIFLGVFLFSQAAYAHKHEGIKNDGVWFKSISSRGLLGWLTGIALTGFYIVLYFYPQYLGLVQDGDNTGVIALFDPLSKALSGNPASQWFVYGTLYTVGILAFGIKFMWKYRHSGYQRLRTLSVMFFQTAFAFIIPEIMARLNGDLPYYDLKNMWPLNYYNFERYRVNGFIDAGDIGLAMLLFGILSIFVISPILTYKYGKRWYCSWVCGCGALAETVGDPFRQLSDKSKFAWKVERWVVHSVVVFVTLMTTAVIYSYLGNDTSKYWLTKTSFLIGVAVILTAVFAWAMIYKRDQLQKDARYGAISYFVIIMVLLGMHFFSGEGNIFLFKSSTLRTTYSFLIGSIFSGVIGTGFYPIFGSRVWCRFGCPMAAILGFQQRLFSRFRITTNGGQCISCGNCSTYCEMGIDVRAYAQKGENIVRSSCVGCGICSAVCPRGVLKLENGPQEGRINPTEVLLGNDVDLMELVNRK, from the coding sequence ATGAGTACTCTAGATAAAAGCATGTCCCTATCCGGGGAACCACCAAAGGCCTTGAACACCAACCAGAAAATATCCGTGTTGATCGGTATGACCGGTCTTGGCATTCTTGTCCTGCAACTCTTCAACCTGCAATTGGGCAACAGTGCCCTTTGGTTGAGCATCTCCCTATTGTTGATTTTCTTGGGCGTGTTCCTATTTTCCCAAGCAGCCTATGCCCATAAACACGAGGGTATAAAAAACGACGGGGTGTGGTTCAAATCCATTTCAAGTAGAGGACTTTTGGGCTGGCTGACCGGGATAGCACTGACAGGGTTCTATATAGTGCTCTATTTCTATCCACAATATTTGGGTCTGGTGCAGGATGGGGACAACACCGGAGTAATCGCCCTCTTTGACCCGCTGAGCAAGGCCTTGAGCGGCAATCCTGCGAGCCAGTGGTTTGTGTATGGCACTTTGTACACTGTGGGTATTTTAGCCTTCGGTATAAAATTCATGTGGAAATACCGCCATAGCGGCTATCAACGCCTACGGACACTCAGCGTCATGTTCTTTCAGACGGCATTTGCCTTTATTATTCCAGAAATTATGGCTCGGTTAAACGGGGACCTGCCCTATTACGACCTTAAGAATATGTGGCCCTTGAACTACTACAATTTTGAACGGTATAGGGTGAACGGTTTTATCGATGCCGGCGATATTGGCCTAGCCATGTTACTTTTTGGTATTCTCTCCATTTTTGTCATTTCTCCTATTCTTACATATAAATATGGAAAAAGATGGTACTGTTCCTGGGTATGCGGATGTGGTGCCCTGGCGGAAACCGTTGGGGACCCTTTTAGACAATTGAGCGATAAATCAAAGTTTGCTTGGAAAGTGGAACGTTGGGTGGTTCATAGTGTGGTGGTTTTCGTGACCCTCATGACTACGGCCGTTATCTATTCCTATTTGGGGAACGATACGAGTAAATATTGGTTGACCAAAACATCCTTTCTGATTGGGGTTGCAGTGATACTGACCGCTGTTTTTGCCTGGGCCATGATTTACAAAAGGGACCAGCTGCAAAAGGATGCACGGTATGGGGCCATTAGCTACTTCGTAATCATTATGGTGCTTTTGGGCATGCACTTTTTTAGTGGAGAAGGGAACATTTTCCTATTCAAGTCGAGTACCTTAAGAACAACCTACAGCTTTTTAATTGGGAGCATCTTCTCTGGTGTTATTGGAACGGGCTTCTATCCCATTTTTGGGAGTAGGGTCTGGTGTCGCTTCGGATGTCCCATGGCGGCCATCTTGGGCTTTCAGCAACGCTTATTTTCTAGATTTAGGATTACCACGAATGGGGGACAGTGCATTTCCTGTGGCAATTGTTCCACCTACTGCGAAATGGGTATAGACGTACGTGCCTATGCACAAAAGGGAGAGAACATCGTACGTTCCAGTTGCGTAGGGTGTGGAATTTGCTCCGCCGTATGCCCACGTGGTGTATTAAAACTGGAAAACGGACCGCAAGAGGGTCGCATAAACCCTACGGAAGTTCTTTTGGGCAATGATGTGGATTTGATGGAATTGGTGAATAGAAAGTAG
- a CDS encoding NAD(P)/FAD-dependent oxidoreductase produces MEHIVIIGNGISGVTLARHIRKLSNKKITLVSSEAKYFFSRTALMYVYMGHMKFEHIQPYENRFWEKNRINLINGHVDKVLTKEKTVSLSNGNTIAYDKLVIATGSKPNKFGWPGQDLEGVQGLYSKQDLENLEENAPNKNQCKRAVIVGGGLIGIEMAEMLRSREIPVTFLVRETSFWNGVLPNGESEMINEHIREHHIDLRLDTNLKEILSDENGRAKAVVTDKGETIACDVVGLTAGVTPNTDFLKDSGIELGKGVKVNRLLETNIKDIYAIGDCAEQHEAIGLRRPVEAVWYTGRMMGETLAQTLCGNPMEYNPGHWFNSAKFLDIEYQTYGWVFSERNKKDYEKHFHWRHPEKKICITMAFHKETGEFLGINNFGIRLRHELFDRWLNEKRSIQYVLEHLKDANFDPELYATYEDAIISRFNTDFGQNIQPKNKSWKRILNLH; encoded by the coding sequence ATGGAACATATAGTCATTATTGGAAACGGAATTTCGGGAGTGACCCTGGCCCGTCATATTCGAAAACTTTCCAATAAAAAAATTACCCTGGTTTCTTCCGAAGCAAAATATTTCTTCTCCCGTACCGCACTCATGTATGTATATATGGGCCATATGAAATTTGAACACATACAGCCCTATGAAAATAGGTTTTGGGAAAAAAACCGCATAAACCTCATAAACGGACATGTGGATAAGGTACTGACCAAGGAAAAAACCGTTTCACTTTCCAACGGTAATACTATCGCCTATGATAAATTGGTCATTGCCACAGGCTCCAAACCGAACAAATTTGGTTGGCCAGGTCAGGATTTGGAGGGTGTTCAAGGGCTTTATTCCAAGCAGGATTTGGAAAATTTGGAGGAAAATGCCCCAAATAAAAATCAGTGTAAAAGAGCAGTTATCGTTGGCGGCGGACTCATAGGAATAGAAATGGCCGAAATGTTGCGGAGCAGGGAAATTCCCGTAACCTTTTTGGTGCGGGAAACCAGTTTTTGGAACGGAGTATTGCCCAATGGGGAATCTGAAATGATCAATGAACATATTAGGGAACATCATATTGATTTACGATTGGATACCAATCTAAAAGAGATCCTATCGGATGAAAATGGCCGGGCCAAAGCCGTAGTGACGGATAAGGGAGAAACTATTGCCTGCGATGTTGTAGGATTGACCGCTGGCGTAACCCCCAACACCGATTTCCTGAAGGATTCCGGCATTGAATTGGGAAAAGGAGTTAAAGTGAATCGATTATTGGAAACCAATATAAAGGACATCTACGCTATTGGGGACTGTGCAGAACAGCATGAAGCCATAGGACTACGAAGGCCCGTGGAGGCCGTTTGGTATACCGGACGCATGATGGGCGAAACCCTGGCGCAGACCCTTTGTGGAAACCCCATGGAATATAATCCCGGACATTGGTTCAACTCCGCCAAGTTTTTGGATATAGAATACCAAACCTATGGTTGGGTCTTTAGCGAAAGAAATAAAAAGGATTACGAAAAGCATTTTCACTGGAGACATCCGGAAAAGAAAATTTGCATCACCATGGCCTTTCATAAAGAAACGGGGGAGTTTCTTGGTATTAACAACTTTGGTATTCGTTTGCGCCATGAACTATTTGATAGGTGGTTGAACGAAAAAAGAAGTATTCAATATGTATTGGAGCACCTTAAGGATGCCAATTTTGACCCGGAGCTATATGCTACCTACGAAGATGCCATTATCTCTCGATTCAATACAGATTTCGGCCAGAACATCCAACCTAAAAACAAGAGTTGGAAAAGAATACTAAACCTTCACTAG